The genomic region GTCGGCGCAGGCCGTGCAGCAGGCCCAGCAGGCAGACAAGACGAACAGCCTGGCCACCACCCCCGATCCGCACTACAAGAGCCCCACCGCCGATGCGAACACCGGTCACGCGGATGCGATCAGCGCCTTCAACGGCTCGGTGTCCCAGGCGGCAGCGATCCGCAAGGAGCACCGCGAAGCGATCCAGAAGTGCTGCGGCACCATCGACGACGCCAAGCACAAACGCTTCCAGAAGCCCCCGGGCTTCTGGGACAAGCTGGGCGCCGTGGTCGTCCACCAGTTCAAACAGGCCTTGGCGTTCGCCGTCAAGTACGTCTCCCCGATGCTCAAGATGGTGTCGATGGTTGCCGGGGTGCTCGCCCTGATCCCGTTCCTGACCCCGGTCATGGGCCCGATCGCGCTGGCCGCCGGAGCGACTGCACTGGCGATCGACGTGCTGAACAAGCTCGTCACCGGCCAGGGTTCCTGGGCCCAGATGGGTCTGGATGCTCTCGGGCTGGTGCCCGGGGTGAAGCAGCTCAGCACCTTCGGCAAGATGGCCAAGCTGGGAAATGCGGCGAAGAACATCGAGAAGGCCAGCGACGGCGTCAAGGGCGCCAAGGCTGCACTGGTGGCAGCGAAGAGCGCCAAGCCGAAGCTTGCCTTCCTGACCCGGAACGGCCGCGCGGCGAAGGCTGCGATCAAGAACGCGAAGACCGGTGTGAGCGAGGCCAAGGGCGCGTTGAAGACCGCCAACAGCCAGTACAAGGCTCTCGACGACCATTTCGCGAAGGTTGCCAAGAATTGGCGTCGGGTCGAAGCGGGAACCTCCACTGCCACGGCGGGTCTCACCGGCTATCGCAACTACGAGTTGAACGGCAGCATCAAGGAGGCCATGCTGGCCGGTGCGGTCTCGGCCACCGGCATCAAGGTCCCGGGCGTCAGCAAGAAGCTCGACGCCATCCAGAACATCATCGCCAACGGTGCGGCCACCGGCCACCAGGCCGTCAACATCTACGTCCTGCACCCGGAGCTGGCCGGCAACCGCCTGCAGCAGGCGAGGCTGATCACCAGCGGTGGGAAGACGCTGCTCCACAGCTCCAACGCGTCGATGTACTCGCAAGCGGGTACGCACCCCAACGGCATGTCGCGCGCGGCCTTCGAGGTGCCGGCCCGCTGATCCGGCCGGAGTGGTGGCTCAGGTGTCCCGACGGGCTCCCGCCGACGGGCTGTAGCTGCGGCTCACCGGTGCGTCGAGAGCGGCGTCCAGGAATGCGTGTTCGACCGCCCGGGTGATCTCGGCCGCGTCGGCGGTGTCCACCAGCGCGATCGCGGAGCCGCCGAAACCACCACCGGTCATCCGGGCGCCCAGAGCACCGGCATCCAGTGCGGCGTCGACGGCCAGGTCGAGTTCGATGCTGGACACCTCGAAGTCGTGCTGCAGCGATCGGTGGGATGCGGTCAGATCCGCTGCGATGGAAGACATCTCGCCGTCACGGAGGAACGCCACCACTGCTTCGACCCTGGCGTTCTCGGTCACCACGTGTCGGACCCGCTTCGTCAGCACCGCACCGTCCTGTTCAACGGCCAGGACGGCGAGTGCGGCGTCCAGGTCGTCGATCTCCCTCAGCGAGGTGAGGCCGAGAACTGCGGTCGCCCGTTCGCACGATGCGCGGCGACGCGCGTACTCGCCGTCGGCGAGCGAGTGGTGGGCTCGGGTGTCGATCACCAGCAGGGTCAGCCCGACCGCGGTCGGGTCGAACGGGACCTGCTCGATGGTGCCCGCGCCGACGTCGAAGAACAGCAGGTTCCCGGCCTGCCCGGCCGCGGAGGCCATCTGGTCCATCAGCCCGCACGGGACGCCGACGAACTCGTTCTCGGCGCGCTGGGCGACCCTGGCCAACTGCTGCAGACCTGTTGGCCCGTCGAACATCTCACTGCCGGCGAGCTCGGCGGCGGCCAGCGCAACGGCGCACTCCACCGCCGCTGACGAGCTCAGCCCGGCACCAACGGGGACTGCGGAGTCGAGCGCCAGTTGGAGGCCGGACACCGGTGCACCGGCATCCCCGACCGCCCACACCGCGCCGGCGGGATAGGCCGGCCACCCGGTGGCCGCGGCCGAACCGGGGCGGAGCTGACGGATCGGGATCTCGATGATCCCGCCGGGTCGCTGGGACGAGACGATCCGAACCACCGGCTCGTCGATCCGGCCGGCAGCGACCACCGCACGATCGTCGATCGCGAAGGGCAACACCAGGCCGCCGGTGTAGTCGGTGTGCTCACCGATCAGGTTGACCCGACCAGGTGACGACCACACACCGTCCGGCAGTCCGCCGTACGTGGTGTGGTACAGAGCTTCTGCATGTGTTGCTGGGATGCTCCTGCTGCTCATCGCCGGTCTCCGATCTCCGGGGCGGTTCCACGGAAGGCCCAGGCATCGGCGACCATCCGCCGCAGATCGAACTCCGGCGCCCAGCCAAGCTTCGACCGCGCCCGATCGGCCGAGGCCACCAACACCGTCGGATCCCCGGCGCGGCGTGGCCCCACGGTGGCCGGGAGCGGCAGACCGGTGACCTCCTCGATGGCGGTCATCACCTCGCGAACGCTGAAACCGTTGCCGTTGCCCAGGTTGCAGATGAGATGCTCGCCGGGTTGAGCGGCGCCGAGCGCCAGGACATGCGCCCGCGCCAGGTCGAGCACGTGCACGTAGTCGCGGATCGGCGTGCCGTCCGGGGTCGGCCAGTCGTCGCCGTGGATGGTCAGTTTGTCTCGCAGACCTGAGGTCGCGTCCAACGCGATCGGAATGAGATGGGTCTCGATCGCGTGTCGTTCACCCGCGCCGAGAGCGGCACCGGCGACGTTGAAGTAGCGCAAGGAGACCGCGCCGAGACCGGTGGCGATGCACTCGCCGGAGATCATCATGTCGACGGCGAGCTTGGTCGCCCCGTAGGTGTTGGTCGGTCGGCACGGGGTGTCCTCGGTGATCGGAACCTGGTCCGGCTCTCCGTAGACGGCAGCAGTCGAGGAGAACACGAGCCGCGGAACGCCGTGTCGCGCCATCGCGTCCAGCAGCAGCCGGGTGCCGACGACGTTGGTGTGCCAATAGATGCTCGGTCGCTCCACCGACTCGCCGACCAGTGACTTGGCCGCGAAGTGCAGAACGGCGTCGAAGCCGGCGCCGTCCAGGATCCGGTCGGCGTCGGCGATGGACGCCGACTCCAGACGCACCCCCTCCGGGACCGAGTCGGCATGCCCGGTGGAGAGATCGTCGAGGATCACCACCTCGTGCCCCTCCTGCACGAGCAGCCGGGTGACGACCGATCCGATGTATCCGGCTCCGCCGGCGACCAGGAGTTTCATGACATGCCTTCTCGGGTGGGGGGACTGATTCCGGTGGGTGCTGCGTCGCGGCCCTCGGTGCGCAGTGCCATGGCGGCCGCGCCGCCGTCGTGCACGATGGGGATCACCATCACCTCACCGACCTGCTCGGCGAGTTGGTCACGCGCTTCCGGATCAAGCTGGTCGTCGGTGATCAGGGTGTCGACGGCACCGAGCTGGGCGATCTGGGACAGGCCGATCACGCCGTACTTGGTGTGGTCGGCGACCACGACGAGCCGGCGCGCGGACTCGACCATCGCACGGTTGGTCTCGGCCTCCATCAGGTTCGGGGTGGTCAGGCCCGCTCGCAGGTCGATGCCGTGGATCCCCATCACCACCAGGTCGACCCGGAGGGAACGGATCGCCTGCACCGCAATGGGTCCGACCAATCCGTCCGACGGCGTGCGGATGCCGCCGGTCAGTACGACGGTCAGGTCGGGACGCTCCTGGTCGTAGAGGACCTCGGCAACCTTGAGCGAGTTGGTGACGACGGTGAGGTCGGGAATGCCGGCGAGATGCGGGGCCAGCGCCCAGGTGGTGGTGCCGGCAGTGATCGAGATGGCCATGCCCGGCTGGATCAGACGCGCGGCGTGCGCTGCGATCGCCTCCTTCTCGAGCCGCTCGTGCATTGCCTTGGAGTCGAAGGTGGGTTCGAGGGCGTGCGCGGTCTCCACCGCGGTCGCGCCACCGTGGACCTTGGTGAGCAGGCCCTTGCGGTCCATCACGTCGAGGTCCCGGCGCACGGTCATGTCCGACACCTGCAGGAGCTCCGTCAGGTCGGCCACCCGGACGCCCCCGGACCGCCGGAGTTCGTCGAGGATCCTGGCCTGACGGACGGCTGCCAGCATGACGCCTCCCGGTCCGGACGCGGTACGGGTGGCCGCCCTGGCCGGTACGGCATCTCACCCGAACTCAACAAGAATCTACACCAGGTGTGTGTGATCTTGTTGGGTCCGCCTTCCATGATGGTCCAGCGAGCGAAGAACGGGGGAGTCGATACCCCGTCTGTGCACTCGGGCCACACAGGTGACGCAGAACGGCCGGGCGCGGAGGATTCCTGCAGAGTGTTCTTCAGGTTCTCCGATGGAGCGGCCGGATTGCGTCGTCCACCTCGCCAAGGACCGGTCGGTCAGCGTTCACCTCCGCGTCGCCTGCCGGACCTGCTGTGTACCCGCCGGCCCAGCAGGGTGTGACAGGTCCCGACAGACGCAGTTCGTTGACCGACCACAGCGTGCGGCGCTCCGGTGCCCACCGATCCGTGAGGTGTTGCCATGTCCGCCGATCCCACCGTCCCCAGCTCCCGACCGTCGTCCGTAACTCCGTCGTCCACAGCCCCGTCGTCCACGCCAGGGTCGGCGGGCCGCCGGCTGCTGCCGATGCTCGGGCACACCGCAGGCAAGCGCAGCGCGGTGACCTGTGAACTGAAGTGTGCGAACGCGTGCTTCCACCCGGTTCCCAACGAATCGGACAACCCGACGTTCCGCGACATCGCCGCGATCGCCCTCGATCGTCGGCGACTCATCGGACTGGCCGGCGCCGGTGCGCTCGCGATCGCTGTCGGTCCGGCTGCGCTCTCGGCGGCGGCCGCCCCGGCCGCCGCGCCGGAGCTGGCGCCGGAAGCCCTCGCGACAGCCACCACCCAGGGCTCGACCCTGCGCTTCACCCCGATCGCTCCGGTGGAGAAAACCGTTGATGCGCTGACGGTTCCGCGTGGCTACAGCTGGAAGCCGATCATCCGCTGGGGTGATCCGGTGCTGCCGGGCGCACCGGTGTTCGACATCGAGGCGCAGACCGCGGCCAAGCAGCGCATGCAGTTCGGCTACAACAACGACTACACCGACATCATCTCGACCGATGTCCATGGGACCAGGGCCGTACTGGTCTGCAACCACGAGTACGTCAACCCGCAGATCATGTTCCCGGCCGACCTGGATGCCGTCGAGGCCAAGCGGATCGCCCAGGCAGCACACGGTTTCTCGGTGGTCGAACTCGAGCGGCGTCGGCCGGGTACGCCGTGGTCGACGCGTCGCTCCGGTGTGCGGCTCAACCGCCGCTTCCACACCCACAGCACGTTCGCGGTCGACGGGCCTGCCGCCGGCAGCGAACTGCTGAGGACGAAGGACGATCCGACCGGCAAGGTGGTGCTCGGCACGCTCGGCAACTGCTCCGGCGGGACGACGCCGTGGGGCACCGTACTCACCGGGGAGGAGAACTTCAACGGCTATTTCCGCGCTGCCGGTACCACCGACAGCGAGAAGCGTTACGGGCTCAAGGACAGCGCGACCGCACTCGGTTGGGAGACCATCGAGCCGCGGTTCGACGCGCGGACCGCCGATTTCGTCAACGAGCCCAACAGGTTCGGCTGGATCGTCGAGATCGACCCGATGGATCCGAACTCGACTCCGGTGAAGCACACGGCGCTGGGTCGGCTCAAGCACGAGGGCGCCAACGTCATCGTCGCCCGCTCCGGTCACGTGGTTGCCTACATGGGCGACGACGAACGCTTCGACTACCTGTACAAGTTCGTCTCGAAGAAGACCTACCGACGCGGCCCGTCTCCCGCGGCCCGCGCCCACAACAAGACGTTGCTGACCGAGGGCGATCTGTACGTCGCCCGGTTCACCGGCGACTCATCGCTGGCCGACCTCGACGGCAGCGGTGAGCTGCCGCAGGACGGTCAGTTCGACGGCGTCGGCAGCTGGGTGCCGCTGATCAAGGGGGGCCGGTCGTGGATCAAGGGCATGAGCGTCGACCAGGTGTTGGTACACACCCGACTGGCGGCAGACAAGGTCGGCGCGACCAAGATGGACCGTTGTGAAGACGTCCAGCCCTCGCTCGCGACCGGCAAGGTGTACGTGGTGTGCACCAACAACACCGATCGTGGCAAGGTCGGCAAGGAAGGCGCGACGGAGCCCAACCCGCGCAACGCCAACAAGGACGGCCACATCGTCGAGCTCACCGAGCTGCACGGGTCGGACGGCGAGACGTTCGTCTGGAACCTGATGCTGGTCTGCGGTGATCCGGCGGCGGCGAACACCTACTTCGCGGGCTACCCGAAGAACAAGGTGTCGCCCATCTCGTGCCCGGACAACATCGCCTTCGACTCGGAGAACAACATGTGGATCGCGACCGACGGGGCGCCGTCGGCATTGGGACTGGCCGACGGTCTGTTCAAGGTGCCGCTCAGCGGCTCCGAGCGTGGCCGGGTCCAGCAGTTCCTGGCGGTGCCGAACCAGGCCGAGACCTGCGGCCCGGTGGTGCACGATCGCGACGGCCTGGTGTTCGTCGCCGTGCAGCACCCCGGCGAGGAGGGCACGTTCGCCGCGCAGACCTCCTACTTCCCGGACTACGTCGTCGGTGAGCCGAAGGCCGGTCAGTTCAAGGGCCCGCGGCCGGCCGTGGTGCAGGTCTACAAGTCCTGAGCTGCGAGGCCGAACGGCAGATGACCCGGTCACCCGTCGGGGGGTGACCGGGTCATCTGCCGTTGCAGTGCGGACGGTCAGCTGACGGCATCCAGCAGGGCAGCGTTGAACGCCGGGATGTCGTCGGGGTTGCGGCTGGTGATCAGGTTCCCATCGACGACGACCTGCTCGTCGCGCCACTGCGCACCGGCGTTGCGGAGATCGGTCTGCAGGCTGGGCCAGGACGTCACGGACCGGTCGCGGACGACGTCCGCCTCGATGAGCGTCCACGGTGCGTGACAGATGGCAGCGACCGGCTTGCCGGATTCGACGAATGCCTTCACGAACGCGACGGCATCCGTGTCGGTGCGCAGCGCATCCGGGTTTGCGACCCCGCCGGGCAGCACCAGGGCTGCGTAGTCGTCGACGGAGGCCTCGCCGACCACCACGTCCACATCGAAGGCGGCAGCCTTGTCGAGGTGGTCGAAGGTCTGGACCTGCCCGCTCTCGGTGGACAGCAGGACGGGGGTGTGGCCGGCGTCCTTCACTGCCCGCCACGGCTCGGTGAGCTCGACACGTTCGATGCCTTCGGTGGAGGTGAGGAATGCGATCTTCTGGGTCATGACGGCGCAGTACCCGAAGGCCCGGAGGCTGAACCCGGGCCCCGATCCGGCCGTTGGCAGGTGTTGCCGACGATCCGGCGTCATGGGGGCGATTCAATGGGGCTGACCAGCGCGCGCCGGGAACGGCCCGAACGAGGAGTGCGATGCCCGAAACAGCCGGTGCCGGAACCCCCAGGCCGACGGGATCGGTGCGTCGCGGGCACCTGAGGATCGGTGTCGACACCGGTGGCACGTTCACCGACATCGTCGCGGTCGACACGCGCACCGGAGCGGTGGCCACCACCAAGACGCCCTCCACCCCGGCGAACCCGGCGGACGGATTCCTCACCGGCATCGACAAGATCCTCGACGCGATGGGAGCGACCGCGACGGACATCGAATCGATCGCGCACGGCACCACCGTCGCCACCAACCAGCTGCTCGAGGGTCGGATCGGCGAACTCGGCTTCATCACCACCGAGGGTTTCGAAAACGTCCTGGAGATCGCCCGCCAGCGGGTGCCGGACGGCTACGGGAACTCCTATTTCTGGGTCAAGCCACCGCGGATGGTCCCGCCGGAGCGCATCCGCACCATCCCGGGTCGACTGGACGCGTCCGGACACGAAGTCAGACCCTTCGACCGCGAGGCGGCCGTGCGAACCGTGCGCTGGTTCCGCGAGCGGGGCATCAGCACGCTGGCGGTGTGCCTGCTGCACTCGTACGCGAACGACAGCCACGAGCAGCAGCTGGCCGAGATCATCCGCAGCGAGTTCCCGGCGGCCGTCGTCTCGCTCAGCTCCCGGGTGCTGCGGGAGTACCGCGAGTACGAGCGGAGCATGACGACCCTCATCGACGCGTCGGTGAAGCCGACCATCGCCGCCTACATCAACGGGATCGCCGAGCGCCTCGCCGCGCTGGATCTGGATCTGGATCGCACCATCCCGTTCTCGATCATGCGGTCCAACGGTGGCGTCCTGTCGGCGGAAGAGGTTGCGCACCAACCGATCACGACAGTGCTGTCGGGTCCGGCGGCGGGTGCACTGGGCGCGGCGGTGATCGCAGCGAACGCCGGCTACCCGTCCGTGGTCACCAACGACGGCGGCGGTACGTCCTCCGACGTCACCGTGATCCGCGACGGGGTGCCCAGCCTCACCACCGAGGGCAGCGTCGGTGACTACCCGTCCAAGATCCCGATGATCGACGTCGTCACGGTCGGAGCCGGTGGCGGATCGATCGCCCATCTCTCCCCGGAGGGGACTCTCAAAGTGGGCCCGCGATCGGCCGGGGCCAGCCCTGGCCCGATGTGCTACCCGAACGGCGGCAGCGAGCCGACGATCACCGACGCGCACATCGTGCTCGGCCGCATCCCACCACATCTGCTCGGTGGTGAGATCCCGCTGGACGTCGAAGCCGCCCGGCGCGGGATCGCCGCGCTGGCAAGCGATCTGGGCATCACCCTCGAAGCCTGTGCGAGCGGGATCCTGGAGATCTCCGCGTGGAACCAGGCGAACGCCCTGCGCCAGGTGACGGTCAAGCGTGGGCTCGACGTCCGCGACTACCCGATGGTCACCTTCGGCGGATCCGGCTCGCTGCTGGCCTGCCGGCTGATGGACGTGCTCGGACTGCCGGCCGTGCTGGTGCCGCCCAACCCGGGAAACGTCTCGGCCTACGGGCTGCTGACGGTCGACGTCCGCAACGACTACGTGCAGACCTTCATCTCACGGCACGACCAGCTCGACCTGCCGGCGATCACCGGCGTCTACCGGCGATTGACCGGCCAGGTCCGGGATGCGTTGCAGCGCGAGGGTTTCGCGCCGGATGACCAGGTGATCGAACGCACCGCGGATCTGCGGTACTTCGGCCAGGCGTACGAGGTCCGGGTCGACTGCCCGGACGGTGAGGTCGATCGCGAGTGGGCGGACACCGTCACCGCCGCTTTCCACGCGGCGCACCGCGCGCTCTACGGGTACGACTTCGCCGGTCGCGCCGACCAGCACGTCGAGTGGGTCAACCTGCGGGCGACCGGGATCGGACCGATCCCGCGGCCGCAGCTGGCACGGATCCTGCCGGCCACCACCGACGTGGGCGTCGCCAGGACCGGTGAACGTCAGACCTGGTTCGCCGCCCCCGGAGCCGCAGCGGAGCAGCAACGCTGGATCATCTCGGGCCTCTACGAGCGGACCTCGTTGCGCGCCGGTCACGTGGTGCACGGTCCCGCGGTCGTCCAGGAGTTCGGGTCCACCGTGCCGATCCATCCCGGTTTCGCCGCCAAGGTCGACGAGTTCGGCAACCTCGTCATCACCCGCACCGAGATCAGCACCAGCACGGAGAACAGCACCAGCACCGAGCAGGAGAGCGCATGAGCACCCCGGACACGTCGAAGCAGCAGGTGAAGGCCGATCCGATCCTCGTCGAGATCGTCGCCGGCACGCTGGCCGCGGTGGAGATGGAGGTGGAGAGCGCAATCGGACGCACCTCCCGGTCGCCGATGATCCGGGACGCGCACGACTTCCGCGCCGGGATCCACGACCTCAAGCTGCGGAAGCTGACCGGACGCTCGTACTCTGCGCTGGTCCAGCCGGTGGTGCGGGACTTCCCGATCGACACCATGCAGCCGGGCGACGTGTACTTCCACAACGACGTCTACCTCTCCGAGGGCGGCATCGGGCACCTCCCCGATCTCTGCGTCACCGTGCCTGTCTTCTCAGGTGGCAAGGTGGTGGCCTTCGTGCAGGCGTTCGGGCACCACGACGACATCGGCGGCGCTGTCCCCGGGTCGATGCCGAGCAACGCGCGGAGTGTGTTCGAAGAGGGGCTGATGGTGCCGCCGATCAAGTTGTGGGACAAGGGAATTCCGAACGAGGCGGCGCTGCGGATCATGACCCGCAACTCGCGGATGCCGGATTCGCTGGCCGCCGATCTGGACGCGGAATGCAGCGCCTGCCTGATGGGTGCCCGCCGTCTCGCCGAGCTGTTCGATCGCTACGGGCGGGACCAGGTCGAGGCGTGTTTCGACTCCATCCTGTCCGCGACCACGGAGACCTACCGGACCGAGATCCTGTCGAAGATCCCGGACGGCGAGTACGTCTGGGAGGACTACGCCGAACACGACGGCGTGGACGCACCACGGCTGCACCGGCAGCGGATCACCCTCACCAAACTGTCGGCCGGCGACGGCGTCACCGACGGCAGGATCATCCTGGACTTCACCGGCACCGGGCCGCAGGCCAAGGGTCCCATCAACCATGCGGCCGACTACTCGGACGGGGTCTTCCTGGCGAAATGGTTGGCGCCCATCCTGCGCAATCTCGCCGACACACCCGAACGGATGGCACAGCTCGACGTCAACGAGGGCGTGGTGCCGCTGATGGAGATGAGGTTCCCCGAGAAGGGAACTCTGCTGACGCCGATCTTCCCTGCGCCGACCAACGCGCGGACGTTCGTCATCCTTCGCCTGCTGGGCGTGCTGGCCGGAGTGCTCGCGAAAGCTGTCGACGGCCGGATGCCGGCCGACCAGGAGACGATCCGGTACGTCGGCTTCCATGGCATCGACCGCACCGGGACGCCCTACCTGATGCGCGAGATCCTGGGTGGCGGCTCCGGCGGCCGGTACTACGCGGACGGCGAGGACACCATCCACGTCGTTCCCGATTCGTCCAACGTGCCTGTCGAGGTGACCGAGTCCCGGTTCCCGTTCCTGATCGAAAGGCTCGGCCTGGCAGTCGATTCCGGCGGAGCCGGACGCTACCGGGGCGGCCTCGGTTACGAGAAGCACTACCGGATGCTGTTGGCCACCGACTTCATGTGCATCGCCGACCGGTCGATCCTGTCGTGCTGGGGTGTCAAGGGCGGCAGGGCCGGCAAGTCGTTCCAGGTCACCATCGATCCGGGCGGGCCGCGCGAGCGCGAGATCGACGGGCTCGCCGACGGCGCCCCGGTGGAGGCCGGTGAACTGGTACGGGTCCGGACCACGGGCGGCGGTGGCTGGGGCGATCCGCTCGATCGCCCGGCCGGCGAGGTGGCTCTGGATGTGGTGCGCGGCAAGGTGTCCGTCGACGGTGCGCTGGACGACTACGGGGTGGTGCTCGCCGCCGAGGTCCTGGAGGGGCACGTCGACCGGGTGATCGTCGACGAGGAAGCGACAGAGATCCTGCGGGCGGAGCGACGCTCCCTCGTGCCGGTCGACAGCCCGTTCTTCGACCGCGGCCCGGGGTACGCCCGACTCTCCAGCGGAGCTGTCAACGCGGATGTCGATTGGCTGTAGGGCTGTGACGGCACCTCCCGGCGGTATCCGGAGGAGCAGCCGGGACCGGCGAACGGGTAGGCCGATCGGACAACGGGAGCAGGTGTTTGTTGTCCGCTGCGATGAAGACCGGGCGGTCGTGGACCCTGATGCTGGGACCACGTCACTTCCCGTTGATCGATTCGTGAGGAAACCATGGCCCACCGCCTCAACCCGGGCACCGTCCGGCGACTGACTCTCGGCTCTGCGCTCTCCATGGCCCTCATCGCGTCCGGTTGTGGTGGCAATGACGCCGCAACGCCGAGCTCGACCTCGCCGGGGGCCACCTCCTCAGCGGTTGCGAGCAGCTCGTCCACCGCCGGTACCGGCGCTGCGACAAGCGGCTCCGCGGCGTCGTCGGGCTCCAGCTCCGGCGCACCGACGTCGGCAGTGCCCGAGGTGACCCCCGCAGGCAAGTTCACGATGGCGATCGCCACCGATCCCGGCTCGCTGGATCCGTCGATGACGGTGCTCGACTCGGCGCGGACGGTCGGGTCGCTGGCCTACGACCCGTTGCTCACCTACTCCAACGACGGCACCGCGATCCCCGTCCTGGCCGAGTCGTGGAAGGTCAGCCCGACGAAGATCGTCTTCACCCTGCGCAAGGGCGTCACCTGTTCCGACGGCACCGACTTCACCCCCACCGACGCGGCCGACAACATCAACTACGTGGCGGACGCGAAGAACAAGTCGCCGCTGGCAGGGGTGTTCCTGGACGTCGGTGCCAAGGCCACCGCCGATGACAGCGCAGGTACCCTGACCGTCACCGTCCCGAGCGCGAACATCTTCCTGATCAACAACATCTCCGGTCTGTTCATGATCTGTGCCGCCGGGCTCAAGGACCATGCCGCCATCCAGAAGGCCACCATCGGCACCGGTGCCTTCGTCCTCAAGGAGGCTGTCGCCGAGGACCACTACTCCTTCGACCGCCGCGCCGGATACACCTGGGGCGCACCGCCTGCCACCCCCGCCGGCACTCCGCCGGCCCAGGTCAACATCCGGGTGATCCCGAGTGCCACCACCGCGGCCAACCTGGTGCTGTCCGGTGAGATCAACTTCGCCGCGGTCAGCGGCGCCGATTCCACCAGGCTCGACTCGGCCGGCCTGCCAACGGCCAATGCCGTGCGGCCCGCCGGTGAGACGTTCTTCAACGAGGCGGACGGTCACGTGACCTCGGATCCGTTGGTGCGGCAGGCCTTGTTCTCCGGCACCAACCTGGAGGCAGTGCAGAAGGTGGCCGCCGCCGGCAAGGGCGGCCCGTCCAAGGGCATGGTCACTCTCGAACCCCGCGGCTGCACGACGGACACCGTCACCGGCACCCTGCCCGCCTACGATGCCGCGGCCGCGAACGCTCTGCTCGACCAGGCCGGCTGGGCCAAGGGTGCTGACGGGATCAGGGCCAAGGACGGCAAACAGCTTGCGCTGGCGTTCATCTACGCCGGCGGTGGCGGAGGCGCCGGTATGCAGGCCGCCTCCGAGCTGCTGACGGCGCAGTGGAAGCAGGACCTGGGCGTCGTCATCACCGTGAAGTCGGTCACCAGCACCCAGATCAACGAGATCCTGTTCGGCACGGGTGCCTGGGACGTCGCCTGGCTGGCGGTCAACGTCAACCTCCCGGTCACGCTGGTGCCGTTCCTGTCCGGCAAGACGCCGGCCGACGGTGGGACGAACTTCGCGGCGATCAAGAACGCGGACTACGACGCTGCCGTCAAGAAAGCCGCAGCCGCCACCACGGTCGAGGCGGCCTGCGAGTCGTACACAGCGGCGGAGAAGGCGCTGTTCACCAAGTTCGACCTGTTCCCGATGTACGACCTGTACACCAGCTCGTATCTCAAGGGCGCCACCGCGAACCTGGTCGGTGGCGGGATCGACGTCAGCACGGTGCGCCTGCCGGGCTGACCCAGCACGCTCCCGACGCCGGCCCGTCCGGCGTCGGGAGCGGCAGGTGGGGCAGCGGGGTCGGACAGCAGCACGTCGAACAGGACAGGATCAGATGACCGAGGTACTCGATCCGCTGCCGCACAGAGCGGTCGACCGGAACCGCGACCGTCCATGGGCGGACTTCTGGCGGCGTCGGTTGATCCGGTTCGTCATCTCGTTGTGGGCGCTGGTCACGTTCTCCTTCCTGATCGTCCACCTCGTCAGGGGCGATCCGGTCAG from Nakamurella sp. A5-74 harbors:
- the galK gene encoding galactokinase produces the protein MSSRSIPATHAEALYHTTYGGLPDGVWSSPGRVNLIGEHTDYTGGLVLPFAIDDRAVVAAGRIDEPVVRIVSSQRPGGIIEIPIRQLRPGSAAATGWPAYPAGAVWAVGDAGAPVSGLQLALDSAVPVGAGLSSSAAVECAVALAAAELAGSEMFDGPTGLQQLARVAQRAENEFVGVPCGLMDQMASAAGQAGNLLFFDVGAGTIEQVPFDPTAVGLTLLVIDTRAHHSLADGEYARRRASCERATAVLGLTSLREIDDLDAALAVLAVEQDGAVLTKRVRHVVTENARVEAVVAFLRDGEMSSIAADLTASHRSLQHDFEVSSIELDLAVDAALDAGALGARMTGGGFGGSAIALVDTADAAEITRAVEHAFLDAALDAPVSRSYSPSAGARRDT
- the galE gene encoding UDP-glucose 4-epimerase GalE, with protein sequence MKLLVAGGAGYIGSVVTRLLVQEGHEVVILDDLSTGHADSVPEGVRLESASIADADRILDGAGFDAVLHFAAKSLVGESVERPSIYWHTNVVGTRLLLDAMARHGVPRLVFSSTAAVYGEPDQVPITEDTPCRPTNTYGATKLAVDMMISGECIATGLGAVSLRYFNVAGAALGAGERHAIETHLIPIALDATSGLRDKLTIHGDDWPTPDGTPIRDYVHVLDLARAHVLALGAAQPGEHLICNLGNGNGFSVREVMTAIEEVTGLPLPATVGPRRAGDPTVLVASADRARSKLGWAPEFDLRRMVADAWAFRGTAPEIGDRR
- a CDS encoding DeoR/GlpR family DNA-binding transcription regulator, which translates into the protein MLAAVRQARILDELRRSGGVRVADLTELLQVSDMTVRRDLDVMDRKGLLTKVHGGATAVETAHALEPTFDSKAMHERLEKEAIAAHAARLIQPGMAISITAGTTTWALAPHLAGIPDLTVVTNSLKVAEVLYDQERPDLTVVLTGGIRTPSDGLVGPIAVQAIRSLRVDLVVMGIHGIDLRAGLTTPNLMEAETNRAMVESARRLVVVADHTKYGVIGLSQIAQLGAVDTLITDDQLDPEARDQLAEQVGEVMVIPIVHDGGAAAMALRTEGRDAAPTGISPPTREGMS
- a CDS encoding putative T7SS-secreted protein codes for the protein MTETFELSGDPDAIIGSAQHWTNFGSSAHSASSDVSSLDASQFSGDEADTYRGRINKDMTPHLTTAGDAWSDVGSALRTYAGTLRDLQQRMTALKAAAAEQKSKVDSSAQAVQQAQQADKTNSLATTPDPHYKSPTADANTGHADAISAFNGSVSQAAAIRKEHREAIQKCCGTIDDAKHKRFQKPPGFWDKLGAVVVHQFKQALAFAVKYVSPMLKMVSMVAGVLALIPFLTPVMGPIALAAGATALAIDVLNKLVTGQGSWAQMGLDALGLVPGVKQLSTFGKMAKLGNAAKNIEKASDGVKGAKAALVAAKSAKPKLAFLTRNGRAAKAAIKNAKTGVSEAKGALKTANSQYKALDDHFAKVAKNWRRVEAGTSTATAGLTGYRNYELNGSIKEAMLAGAVSATGIKVPGVSKKLDAIQNIIANGAATGHQAVNIYVLHPELAGNRLQQARLITSGGKTLLHSSNASMYSQAGTHPNGMSRAAFEVPAR